The sequence ATCACCTGCAGAACGCGCGACGAGTCCAGCGGAATGCGCGGGAGCTCGTCCGCGATCTGCGATTCGAAGGTGATGGAACGCGCGGCCGCGAGCGGCGCCATCATCGCCGAAGCCTCGCGCAGCACCGCGCCCGGGCTCTCGTTGCTGAGGTCGAGCGCCAGCTTCCCGCTCTCCATGCGGGTCACTTCCAGCAGGTCCTGGATGAGCTGGTTCATCCGGTCCGTGGTGCGCAGCATCATGTCCACCGGCTTGCGATGGGCGGGCGCCACGTCGTCGGCCATGAGCTGCGCGGCCATGCGGATGGTGCTCAGCGGGTTGCGGAGGTCGTGCGCCACCACGCCCAGGATCTCGTCGCGGGCGCGCGTCGCCTGCAGGGCGTCGTGGTAGAGCTGCGCGTGCTCCACCGCCACCATGATGCGCCGCGCCAGCTCCTCGGCGAGCCCCAGGTCGTCCGCGTCCAGCGTGCGGCCGGAGCCGGCGGTCACCAGCGTCACGCCGCCCATCACCTCGCCCGCCGCCACCATCGGCACGCTCGCCACGGAGCGCGGAGCCAGGCGGCGAAGGATCTCGCGCTGCGCGTCGTCGTCGCCGGCGTCGGGGCCGAGCTCGGAGGCGACGTCGGTCACCAGGAGGAACTGGCCGCTGGTGCACCCCTTCACCAGCGGATGGCTGCGCGGCACGGTTCCGCCCCACAGCCCGTCGCCGCCGGCCAGGAGCTGCTCCTGCTCCGGGTCCGCGTGCGCATAGGCGATCCGCTCGCTCTGGCCGTCGCCGTCCATCATCTCCACCACCACGTAGTCGGCCAGGCGGGGCACGGCCAGGCGCGCCACGGTGGAGAGCATGGCGCGGTACTCGAACGACGAGCTCAGCACGCGGCTCGCCTCGGCCAGGAAGGCGGCGCGGGCCTCCGCGGCTTCGGCGCGGGCGCGAGCGGCGCGCTCCCCCAGGTGCAGAAAGCGCGTCGCCAGCAGGTTGCGGATGCGCAGCACCACCTCCACCGCGTCCAGCGGCTTGGTGAGGAAGTCGCTCGCCCCCTCCGAAAGGGCGCGCAGCTTCGTCTCGGAGGTGACGTCGGCCGTCAGGACCAGGATGGGGAAGTAGTCGCTCGCCGGGATGCTGGCGCGCAGCTGCCGCATCACCCCGAAGCCGTCCACGTACGGCATGTGGAGGTCCAGCAGGAGGATGTCCGGGGCCTTCGCCTCGAACAGCTCCGGCACCTGGCGCGGGTCGGTGGTCAGGGTGACGTTCTCGAAGCCGTCGAAGCGGAGGAACTCTTCCAGCAGCTCCAGGTTCGCCCGCTCGTCGTCCACCACCAGGATGGCGGCGTCCTCCACGGTGCGCGGGGTCACGGCTGGTCTCCCCGCTGGGCGAGGGTGCGGTCGACGGTCTCCATGAAGCGGTCCAGGTCCAGGGGCTTGGTCATGTACTCG is a genomic window of Longimicrobium sp. containing:
- a CDS encoding ATP-binding protein — its product is MTPRTVEDAAILVVDDERANLELLEEFLRFDGFENVTLTTDPRQVPELFEAKAPDILLLDLHMPYVDGFGVMRQLRASIPASDYFPILVLTADVTSETKLRALSEGASDFLTKPLDAVEVVLRIRNLLATRFLHLGERAARARAEAAEARAAFLAEASRVLSSSFEYRAMLSTVARLAVPRLADYVVVEMMDGDGQSERIAYAHADPEQEQLLAGGDGLWGGTVPRSHPLVKGCTSGQFLLVTDVASELGPDAGDDDAQREILRRLAPRSVASVPMVAAGEVMGGVTLVTAGSGRTLDADDLGLAEELARRIMVAVEHAQLYHDALQATRARDEILGVVAHDLRNPLSTIRMAAQLMADDVAPAHRKPVDMMLRTTDRMNQLIQDLLEVTRMESGKLALDLSNESPGAVLREASAMMAPLAAARSITFESQIADELPRIPLDSSRVLQVISNLVGNAVKFTPAGGRITLGAQLQADELRISVADTGPGIPADQIPRVFGRFWQAGKTDRRGIGLGLSIARGIVEAHGGRIWVESVEGEGATFLFTLPVRGA